One Mycolicibacterium crocinum DNA window includes the following coding sequences:
- a CDS encoding nitroreductase family protein, translating into MSTARTIRRFTSEPVDDATLARCLQAATWAPSGANAQGWRFVVLRSPEQRAVVAEAAARALEVIEPVYGMSRPAPDDTGRQARNNRATYELHDRAGEFTSVLFAQQHYPTASELLLGGSIFPAMQNFLLAARAQGLGACPTGWASYGGADLLREAVGVPDDWLIAGHVVVGWPRGRHGPLRRRPLSAAVNLDRWDAPADELLAAKDAQP; encoded by the coding sequence ATGTCGACGGCCAGGACCATCAGGCGGTTCACCTCCGAACCGGTCGACGACGCCACGCTGGCCCGTTGCCTGCAGGCCGCGACCTGGGCGCCGTCGGGTGCGAACGCGCAGGGTTGGCGATTCGTCGTGCTGCGCTCGCCCGAGCAGCGGGCGGTGGTTGCCGAGGCCGCGGCCCGCGCGCTGGAGGTCATCGAGCCGGTGTACGGCATGAGCCGTCCCGCACCCGACGACACCGGCAGGCAGGCCCGCAACAACCGCGCGACCTACGAATTGCACGACCGCGCAGGTGAATTCACCTCTGTGCTGTTCGCTCAGCAACACTATCCGACCGCCTCTGAGCTGCTGCTCGGCGGCTCGATCTTCCCGGCGATGCAGAACTTCCTGTTGGCCGCCCGGGCTCAGGGGCTGGGGGCCTGTCCGACCGGTTGGGCGTCCTACGGCGGTGCGGACTTGCTGCGGGAAGCGGTCGGCGTGCCCGACGATTGGCTGATCGCCGGGCACGTCGTCGTCGGCTGGCCGCGCGGCAGGCACGGCCCGTTGCGGCGCCGACCGCTGTCAGCCGCGGTCAACCTGGACCG